A genomic segment from Actinomadura hallensis encodes:
- a CDS encoding aromatic ring-hydroxylating oxygenase subunit alpha: MTTHPSNPALDTVDGLIKLGLRNRWYALCRSSDVRKGELTRIDRAGEELLLWRDASGTVHVQEDRCPHRGARLSLGVHLGDRIACGYHGLQMDAAGTVVSVPGSPGCALEGKRTLRTFPAAEHAGAVFAWFGDPEDAPPAPLVFPDELVDGEWEHFLAYVEWDAPWIYSLDNLMDPMHGAFLHRKSHTMSRGRREAVFQIRDTGTGFVFEKTDQVGVNFDWSEWIDTAMPWIRLEIPYPATAGPGGPFRIACTATPINERQHAAFFWRCRRVTGWERDVWRFLYKARLEERHWAVLEQDRTMIEAMPPDAWERENLYQHDLALVRLRRLIRNEAARQLRERAERSAHGSAPGGASASGDASAQRPAPASAGREGSG, encoded by the coding sequence ATGACGACGCACCCGTCGAACCCCGCCCTGGACACCGTCGACGGCCTGATCAAGCTCGGGCTCCGCAACCGGTGGTACGCGCTGTGCCGCTCCTCCGACGTCCGCAAGGGCGAGCTGACGCGCATCGACCGGGCGGGAGAGGAGCTGCTCCTGTGGCGGGACGCGTCTGGAACGGTCCACGTGCAGGAGGACCGCTGCCCGCACCGCGGCGCCCGCCTGTCGCTGGGCGTCCACCTGGGCGACCGGATCGCCTGCGGCTACCACGGCCTGCAGATGGACGCCGCCGGCACCGTCGTGTCGGTGCCGGGCAGCCCGGGCTGCGCCCTGGAGGGCAAGCGGACGCTGCGCACCTTCCCGGCGGCCGAGCACGCCGGCGCGGTCTTCGCCTGGTTCGGCGACCCGGAGGACGCGCCGCCCGCGCCGCTGGTGTTCCCCGACGAGCTGGTCGACGGCGAATGGGAGCACTTCCTCGCCTACGTCGAGTGGGACGCCCCGTGGATCTACTCCCTCGACAACCTCATGGACCCGATGCACGGCGCGTTCCTGCACCGCAAGTCGCACACGATGTCGCGCGGCAGGCGCGAGGCGGTGTTCCAGATCCGCGACACCGGCACGGGGTTCGTGTTCGAGAAGACCGACCAGGTCGGCGTGAACTTCGACTGGTCGGAGTGGATCGACACGGCCATGCCGTGGATCCGGCTGGAGATCCCGTACCCGGCGACCGCGGGACCGGGCGGGCCGTTCCGGATCGCCTGCACGGCGACGCCGATCAACGAGCGTCAGCACGCGGCGTTCTTCTGGCGCTGCCGCAGGGTGACGGGCTGGGAGCGCGACGTCTGGCGCTTCCTCTACAAGGCGCGGCTGGAGGAGCGGCACTGGGCGGTGCTCGAACAGGACCGGACCATGATCGAGGCCATGCCGCCGGACGCCTGGGAGCGGGAGAACCTCTACCAGCACGACCTGGCCCTCGTCCGGCTGCGCCGGCTGATCCGCAACGAGGCCGCCCGGCAGCTGCGCGAGCGTGCGGAGCGGAGCGCGCACGGATCCGCGCCGGGCGGTGCGTCCGCCTCGGGCGATGCGTCGGCGCAGCGGCCCGCCCCGGCCTCCGCAGGACGGGAGGGATCAGGGTGA
- a CDS encoding aspartate dehydrogenase domain-containing protein gives MIDVAVVGCGAIGRVVAGALHAGEVPGARLAGVVDPRGAGGLPLLPLDEAIDRAGLVVEAAGQRVLADIGPRVVASGRDLLAVSVGALTDPALLRRLRDAGPGAVHLTTGAVGGLDLLRSAARMAPLDRVRIVTTKRPAALVQPWMDEDEAARLRTAGAPVEAGRGPAREIAAAFPRSANVAAAVALAVGDWDAVEAVMVGDPAADLTSHVITAAGAAGEYRFEIRNRPAPDNPATSEVVPYAVLKAVEDLATRTGGFR, from the coding sequence GTGATCGACGTCGCCGTGGTGGGCTGCGGCGCCATCGGCCGGGTCGTGGCCGGGGCGCTGCACGCCGGGGAGGTGCCGGGGGCGCGGCTCGCGGGCGTCGTCGATCCGCGCGGCGCCGGAGGGCTGCCCCTGCTCCCGCTCGACGAGGCGATCGACCGCGCCGGGCTCGTCGTGGAGGCGGCGGGGCAGCGGGTCCTCGCCGACATCGGGCCGCGCGTCGTCGCGTCCGGAAGGGACCTGCTGGCGGTGTCCGTCGGCGCGCTGACCGATCCGGCCCTGCTGCGCCGGCTGCGCGACGCGGGCCCCGGGGCGGTGCATCTGACGACCGGGGCGGTCGGCGGGCTCGACCTGCTGCGGTCCGCCGCCCGGATGGCCCCGCTCGACCGCGTCCGGATCGTCACGACGAAGCGGCCCGCCGCCCTCGTCCAGCCGTGGATGGACGAGGACGAGGCGGCGCGCCTGCGGACGGCCGGTGCGCCGGTCGAGGCGGGGCGCGGGCCCGCCCGCGAGATCGCCGCCGCGTTCCCGCGCTCGGCCAACGTCGCCGCCGCGGTGGCGCTGGCGGTGGGCGACTGGGACGCGGTGGAGGCCGTGATGGTGGGCGACCCGGCGGCGGACCTCACCTCGCACGTCATCACCGCCGCGGGCGCGGCGGGGGAGTACCGCTTCGAGATCCGCAACCGGCCCGCGCCGGACAACCCCGCCACGAGCGAGGTGGTCCCGTACGCGGTCCTCAAGGCGGTCGAGGACCTCGCGACCCGGACGGGGGGTTTCCGATGA
- a CDS encoding cupin domain-containing protein: MAAGGVSAGVDLEQLIDSCIAARESRREDWDTLAFQAKAGDQFRRAQIRYIGSGATGNHEDDRRILPAEHFTFSNMRLPAGAVGPEHTHHDAEEVFFVLEGTLEVTVHDPEDGTRTASRTLGYRDLIRVPAGVPRSLRNVGDDDALFCVIIGAAKPQLPTYPPTSAVHGITRD; encoded by the coding sequence ATGGCAGCTGGAGGCGTGTCCGCCGGAGTGGATCTGGAACAACTGATCGACTCCTGCATCGCCGCACGGGAGAGCCGGCGCGAGGACTGGGACACCCTGGCCTTCCAGGCGAAGGCCGGCGACCAGTTCCGCCGCGCGCAGATCCGCTACATCGGCTCGGGGGCCACCGGGAACCACGAGGACGACCGGCGGATCCTGCCCGCCGAGCACTTCACCTTCTCCAACATGCGGCTGCCGGCCGGAGCGGTCGGGCCCGAGCACACCCACCACGACGCGGAGGAGGTCTTCTTCGTCCTTGAGGGGACGCTGGAGGTCACCGTCCACGACCCCGAGGACGGCACCAGGACCGCCAGCAGGACCCTCGGCTACCGGGACCTCATCCGGGTGCCGGCCGGGGTGCCGCGCAGCCTGCGCAACGTCGGCGACGACGACGCGCTGTTCTGCGTGATCATCGGTGCGGCCAAGCCGCAGCTGCCCACCTACCCGCCCACGTCGGCCGTGCACGGCATCACCCGAGACTGA
- a CDS encoding PDR/VanB family oxidoreductase, with product MARLRLIRTTWLAEGVVELVFADPAGAELPAWEPGAHLTLHLPNGMAREYSLCGDPADRRRYTVAVQRDQASRGGSAWVHDRLRVGEFLEVDGPRNTFALEDAPAYGLIAGGIGITPIAAMVEALHARGAAWRLLYCGRSRASMAFADRVGALGPVTLHADDVSGGRPDLEGYLRELPADALVYCCGPEPLLAAVKEALDDPSRLRVERFRAPEPSRPADASADEPFDVLCGTRRLTVRPGVSVLETLRRDGIDVPSSCEEGICGTCETRVLAGVPDHRDFLLTDEERASNASMLLCVSRSRTPELVLDL from the coding sequence ATGGCGCGGCTGCGTCTGATCCGCACCACCTGGCTCGCCGAGGGCGTCGTCGAGCTGGTGTTCGCCGACCCGGCCGGGGCCGAACTGCCGGCCTGGGAGCCCGGGGCGCACCTGACGCTCCACCTGCCCAACGGGATGGCGCGGGAGTACTCGCTGTGCGGGGACCCCGCCGACCGCCGCCGGTACACGGTGGCCGTCCAGCGCGACCAGGCCTCCCGGGGCGGCAGCGCGTGGGTGCACGACCGGCTGCGGGTCGGCGAGTTCCTCGAGGTGGACGGGCCCAGGAACACCTTCGCGCTGGAGGACGCCCCCGCGTACGGGCTCATCGCCGGCGGCATCGGGATCACCCCGATCGCGGCGATGGTCGAGGCGCTGCACGCCCGCGGAGCCGCGTGGAGGCTGCTCTACTGCGGCCGGTCCCGGGCGAGCATGGCCTTCGCGGACCGGGTCGGCGCACTCGGCCCGGTGACCCTGCACGCGGACGACGTCTCCGGCGGCCGTCCCGACCTGGAGGGATATCTCCGGGAGCTCCCGGCGGACGCCCTGGTGTACTGCTGCGGCCCTGAACCGCTCCTGGCGGCCGTCAAGGAAGCGCTGGACGATCCGTCGCGGCTGCGCGTGGAACGGTTCCGCGCGCCCGAGCCGTCCCGGCCGGCGGACGCCTCCGCGGACGAGCCGTTCGACGTGCTGTGCGGCACGCGCCGCCTGACGGTGCGTCCGGGCGTGTCCGTCCTGGAGACGCTGCGGCGGGACGGCATCGACGTGCCCTCCTCGTGCGAGGAGGGAATCTGCGGCACCTGTGAGACCCGGGTGCTGGCCGGGGTGCCCGACCACCGGGACTTCCTGCTCACCGACGAGGAACGGGCCTCGAACGCCTCGATGCTGCTCTGCGTCTCCCGATCCCGAACCCCCGAACTAGTCCTCGACCTGTAG
- a CDS encoding VOC family protein, which translates to MTENAVTENAVTENAVTEPVARLRTLRSVALRTPDAKRAAEFYDGVWGLDPVEEDGDVTWLRGTGPEHHILEVREADRNGLGKIAFSVATPREVDEAARRLTGLGVPLVAEPGRLDQAGGGYGLRFTDPENRLIELSADVEAVTPRDPGGQDAVPRKLAHVVLNTVDIDAACAFYTTVLGMRISDWSEHQMAFLRCNADHHVIAFNQAEWASVNHVAYEMPSVDHFMRGIGRLRHEGITPLWGPGRHGPGNNTFSYFADPAGLVCEYTSDVAQVDEDTWLCRVWRRVPELSDLWGTAGPPSKDVRRHMAGVPDPGGWWER; encoded by the coding sequence GTGACGGAGAACGCGGTGACGGAGAACGCGGTGACAGAGAACGCGGTGACGGAGCCGGTCGCCAGGCTGCGCACGCTGCGCTCGGTCGCGCTGCGGACGCCGGACGCCAAGCGCGCCGCGGAGTTCTATGACGGTGTCTGGGGCCTCGACCCCGTCGAGGAGGACGGAGACGTCACCTGGCTGCGCGGCACCGGACCCGAGCACCACATCCTGGAGGTGCGGGAGGCCGACCGGAACGGGCTCGGCAAGATCGCGTTCTCGGTGGCGACGCCGCGCGAGGTGGACGAGGCGGCGCGCCGCCTCACCGGCCTCGGCGTCCCGCTCGTCGCCGAGCCGGGCCGGCTCGACCAGGCGGGCGGCGGATACGGGCTGCGCTTCACCGACCCGGAGAACCGGCTGATCGAGCTGTCCGCCGACGTCGAGGCCGTGACGCCGCGGGACCCCGGCGGGCAGGACGCGGTCCCGCGCAAGCTGGCGCACGTCGTCCTGAACACCGTGGACATCGACGCGGCGTGCGCGTTCTACACCACCGTGCTGGGGATGCGGATCTCGGACTGGTCCGAGCACCAGATGGCGTTCCTGCGCTGCAACGCCGACCACCACGTCATCGCGTTCAACCAGGCCGAGTGGGCGTCGGTGAACCACGTGGCGTACGAGATGCCGTCCGTCGACCACTTCATGCGCGGCATCGGCCGGCTGCGCCACGAGGGCATCACGCCGCTGTGGGGTCCCGGCCGGCACGGGCCCGGCAACAACACGTTCTCCTATTTCGCCGACCCGGCGGGTCTGGTGTGCGAGTACACCTCCGACGTCGCACAGGTCGATGAGGACACGTGGCTGTGCCGGGTGTGGCGGCGCGTCCCCGAGCTGTCGGACCTGTGGGGCACCGCCGGGCCGCCGTCCAAGGACGTACGGAGGCACATGGCGGGCGTCCCCGACCCGGGCGGCTGGTGGGAGCGGTGA
- a CDS encoding MarR family winged helix-turn-helix transcriptional regulator, translating into MSRKATGRPDAVDMILEQWQRERPDMDVSPLAVFGRLHRSYLRYTALLNEVFERHDLNMAAFDVLATLRRSGPPYRRTAGELAAISLVSTGGVTLRLDRLEKAGLIIRERDPEDRRVVYARLTDHGMNVTDRVVEEHFANERRMLAGLSETERRQLARLLAKLEHSLEVVETTAPATDAV; encoded by the coding sequence ATGTCACGCAAGGCCACGGGCCGGCCGGACGCGGTGGACATGATCCTGGAGCAGTGGCAGCGGGAACGCCCCGACATGGACGTCTCCCCGCTGGCGGTGTTCGGCCGCCTGCACCGCAGCTACCTGCGGTACACCGCGCTGCTGAACGAGGTCTTCGAGCGGCACGACCTCAACATGGCCGCCTTCGACGTGCTCGCCACGCTGCGCCGGTCGGGCCCGCCCTACCGCCGGACGGCGGGGGAACTCGCGGCGATCTCCCTCGTCAGCACCGGCGGCGTGACCCTGCGCCTGGACCGGCTGGAGAAGGCCGGACTGATCATCAGGGAGCGCGACCCCGAGGACCGGCGGGTCGTCTACGCGCGGCTGACCGACCACGGCATGAACGTCACCGACCGCGTCGTCGAGGAGCACTTCGCCAACGAGCGCCGGATGCTGGCCGGGCTGTCGGAGACCGAGCGCAGGCAGCTCGCCCGGCTGCTCGCCAAGCTCGAGCACTCGCTGGAGGTCGTCGAGACGACCGCGCCCGCGACCGACGCGGTCTGA
- a CDS encoding aldehyde dehydrogenase encodes MAGESFDDEILVAGVWRRGAGAALETSDPATGEVLARLHGADAGDVADAVAGAAEAAADPHWRSMPPHERARYLTAIADGIAGRAGELARLQTADTGKSINETRALVASAEGTFRYFAAALETMEDALTPPRGPYLTMSVHEPIGVVGAITPWNSPIASDAQKIAPALAGGNGVVLKPAEWTPLVSLALGRLIMESGLPAGLVSVLPGPGRVTGEAIVRHPGVGKVSFTGGTDTGRRIGAVAAEKIMPVSLELGGKSPTIVFPDADLEQAVAGLLFGIFSSSGQSCVAGSRVFIHADVYDRVLDELVRRTEKLRVGPGADPETQVAPLVTRAHRDRVAAMVDRARDEGARVLCGGRVPEGGVYDGGAYYLPTILDGLPNSAATCQEEIFGPVLVALPFRDEDDLVAQANDTVYGLACGLWTRDYRTAWRVARRIEAGTVWINTYKQFSISTPFGGMKQSGIGREKGRDGILAYMRQKSVYWGLDERPLPWAG; translated from the coding sequence GTGGCAGGCGAATCCTTCGATGACGAGATCCTGGTGGCCGGCGTCTGGCGCAGGGGCGCCGGCGCGGCGCTGGAGACCAGCGATCCCGCCACCGGCGAGGTGCTGGCGCGGCTGCACGGCGCCGACGCCGGGGACGTCGCCGACGCCGTGGCCGGGGCGGCCGAGGCGGCGGCCGATCCGCACTGGCGGTCCATGCCGCCGCACGAGAGGGCGCGGTACCTCACCGCCATCGCCGACGGCATCGCCGGGCGGGCCGGGGAACTGGCGAGGCTGCAGACGGCCGACACCGGGAAGTCGATCAACGAGACGCGGGCGCTCGTGGCCAGCGCCGAGGGCACGTTCCGCTATTTCGCGGCCGCGCTGGAGACGATGGAGGACGCGCTCACCCCGCCGCGCGGGCCCTACCTGACCATGAGCGTGCACGAGCCGATCGGCGTCGTGGGCGCGATCACGCCGTGGAACTCGCCCATCGCCAGCGACGCGCAGAAGATCGCGCCGGCCCTCGCCGGCGGCAACGGGGTCGTGCTGAAGCCCGCGGAGTGGACGCCGCTGGTGTCGCTCGCACTCGGCCGCCTGATCATGGAGTCGGGGCTGCCCGCCGGGCTCGTCTCGGTGCTTCCCGGGCCCGGCCGGGTGACCGGGGAGGCGATCGTCCGGCATCCCGGCGTCGGCAAGGTGTCGTTCACCGGCGGCACGGACACCGGCCGCAGGATCGGGGCCGTCGCCGCCGAGAAGATCATGCCCGTGTCGCTGGAACTGGGCGGCAAGTCGCCGACGATCGTGTTCCCCGACGCCGATCTCGAACAGGCGGTGGCGGGGCTGCTGTTCGGGATCTTCTCCTCGTCCGGTCAGAGCTGCGTCGCGGGCTCCAGGGTGTTCATCCACGCCGACGTCTATGACCGTGTTCTGGACGAGCTGGTGCGGCGCACCGAGAAGCTGCGGGTCGGGCCGGGCGCCGACCCGGAAACGCAGGTCGCACCGCTGGTGACGCGTGCGCATCGCGACCGGGTGGCGGCGATGGTCGACCGGGCGCGGGACGAGGGGGCGCGCGTGCTCTGCGGCGGCCGCGTCCCGGAGGGCGGCGTCTACGACGGCGGGGCGTACTACCTGCCGACGATCCTCGACGGGCTGCCGAACAGCGCGGCGACCTGCCAGGAAGAGATCTTCGGTCCGGTGCTCGTCGCGCTGCCCTTCCGGGACGAGGACGATCTGGTCGCGCAGGCCAACGACACCGTGTACGGGCTGGCGTGCGGGCTGTGGACCCGCGACTACCGGACGGCGTGGCGGGTGGCGCGCAGGATCGAGGCCGGCACGGTGTGGATCAACACCTACAAGCAGTTCAGCATCTCGACGCCGTTCGGCGGCATGAAGCAGAGCGGGATCGGGCGGGAGAAGGGACGCGACGGCATCCTCGCCTACATGCGGCAGAAGAGCGTCTACTGGGGGTTGGACGAGCGGCCGCTGCCGTGGGCGGGCTGA
- a CDS encoding globin domain-containing protein, producing MLSSDHAAIVRSTLPAVGARGTEITGRFYSAMFAAHPELRHLFNQGNQANGEQRRALAGSVAAFAEHLVSPDSATPFQQMLSRIAHKHASLGVRPEQYTIVGRHLLDAVADVLGDAVTPQVHAAWSEVYWLFATLLIAEEARLYRDAACDPAAPYRPWRVVERRPEAEDAVSFVLAPADGGAVPAHRPGQYVTVAVTLPDGLRQPRQYTLSRAAGDTAQITVRRVRDERAPDGLVSNHLFDHAQVGEELLLSRPFGDVFLEDDEDPLVLISAGIGITPAAAMIDHLATADPDRPVLAVHADRSPRTHALREQIAAAGARMTGFRQLTWYEDPGGIGLSADVRPGRIDVSALPLPDKARVFMCGPLPFMRQIRRDLHAAGVSDERIRYEVFGPDLWLR from the coding sequence ATGCTCTCCTCCGACCACGCCGCCATAGTGCGGAGCACGCTCCCCGCGGTCGGCGCCCGCGGCACCGAGATCACCGGCCGGTTCTACTCCGCCATGTTCGCCGCGCATCCCGAGCTGCGGCACCTGTTCAACCAGGGCAACCAGGCGAACGGCGAGCAGCGCCGGGCGCTCGCCGGCTCGGTCGCCGCGTTCGCCGAGCACCTGGTCTCCCCCGACTCCGCCACGCCGTTCCAGCAGATGCTGTCGCGGATCGCGCACAAGCACGCCTCGCTCGGCGTCCGCCCCGAGCAGTACACGATCGTCGGGCGGCACCTCCTGGACGCGGTGGCCGACGTGCTCGGCGACGCGGTGACCCCGCAGGTGCACGCGGCCTGGTCGGAGGTGTACTGGCTGTTCGCGACGCTGCTCATCGCCGAGGAGGCGCGGCTCTACCGGGACGCGGCGTGCGATCCGGCGGCGCCGTACCGGCCGTGGCGGGTCGTGGAGCGGCGGCCCGAGGCCGAGGACGCGGTCTCGTTCGTGCTGGCGCCCGCCGACGGGGGAGCCGTTCCCGCGCACCGTCCCGGCCAGTACGTCACGGTCGCCGTGACGCTGCCGGACGGCCTGCGCCAGCCCCGCCAGTACACGCTGTCCCGCGCGGCGGGCGACACGGCGCAGATCACGGTCCGCCGGGTGCGCGACGAGCGCGCACCGGACGGGCTCGTCTCCAACCATCTCTTCGACCACGCGCAGGTCGGGGAGGAGCTCCTGCTGTCCCGTCCGTTCGGCGACGTCTTCCTGGAGGACGACGAGGACCCGCTCGTCCTGATCAGCGCGGGCATCGGCATCACCCCGGCCGCCGCGATGATCGACCACCTGGCGACGGCGGACCCGGACCGTCCCGTCCTCGCCGTCCACGCCGACCGGAGCCCGCGCACCCACGCGCTGCGCGAGCAGATCGCCGCCGCGGGCGCCCGGATGACCGGCTTCCGGCAGCTGACCTGGTACGAGGACCCCGGCGGCATCGGCCTCTCGGCGGACGTCCGGCCCGGCCGGATCGACGTGTCCGCGCTGCCGCTGCCGGACAAGGCCCGCGTGTTCATGTGCGGCCCGCTGCCGTTCATGCGGCAGATCCGGCGGGACCTGCACGCCGCGGGCGTCTCCGACGAGCGCATCCGCTACGAGGTGTTCGGCCCCGACCTCTGGCTCCGCTGA
- a CDS encoding RrF2 family transcriptional regulator codes for MYLTQSTDLALRVLMLLGARNQRRSAADLAERLRVAPQHMAKIVQRLRGHGLVRTTRGRGGGVVLGDGVLERSVGEIVRALEGPGEAVDCERPPCPLRDGCRLRGALRTAQEAFLASLDQVRLHELVTGPPEPVLLSLALPSPAASPPPEGP; via the coding sequence GTGTACTTGACTCAGTCGACCGATCTGGCCCTGCGGGTGCTGATGCTGCTCGGCGCCCGGAACCAGCGCAGGTCCGCGGCGGATCTGGCCGAGCGCCTGCGCGTGGCGCCCCAGCACATGGCGAAGATCGTGCAGCGGCTCCGCGGGCACGGCCTCGTCCGGACGACCCGGGGCCGGGGCGGCGGGGTCGTCCTCGGCGACGGGGTGCTCGAGCGTTCCGTGGGCGAGATCGTCCGGGCCCTGGAGGGCCCCGGCGAGGCCGTCGACTGCGAGCGTCCGCCGTGCCCGCTGCGCGACGGGTGCCGCCTGCGCGGCGCGCTGCGGACGGCCCAGGAGGCGTTCCTCGCCTCGCTGGATCAAGTGCGGCTCCATGAGCTGGTGACCGGTCCCCCCGAACCGGTCCTGCTCTCCCTGGCGCTGCCGAGCCCGGCCGCGTCTCCCCCACCGGAAGGACCCTGA
- a CDS encoding universal stress protein → MSHVIVGYDGTSDSERALRWAAEEARLRRLPLTVCHVWRWPYPISHIDYEGEAIVRRMGEHLLDQGVALARELAPGVDVRKRLEKGNVHAVLVHRGRDADLIVIGSHAPDEMPVGSAALRVPARAERPVVVVRSAATRNGLVVVGVDGSAGADAALALGFEEAALRGWRLRAVYGCWEPGAARGGDLSLFGDEDKLRHVCGAVLERAVAPWLVKYPRVQATTSLVLKSPREALFEAAEDATLTVVGARGAGAVERLSLGATSDALLKHAPCTVAITPNPAG, encoded by the coding sequence ATGAGCCATGTGATCGTCGGTTACGACGGAACGAGCGACAGCGAGCGGGCCCTGCGGTGGGCGGCCGAAGAGGCCCGGCTGCGCCGGCTGCCGCTCACGGTCTGCCATGTCTGGCGCTGGCCCTACCCCATCAGCCACATCGACTACGAGGGGGAGGCCATCGTCCGAAGGATGGGGGAGCACCTGCTCGATCAGGGCGTGGCACTGGCGCGGGAGCTCGCCCCCGGCGTGGACGTGCGCAAGCGGCTGGAGAAGGGCAACGTCCACGCCGTGCTGGTGCACCGGGGACGGGACGCCGACCTGATCGTGATCGGTTCCCACGCCCCCGACGAGATGCCCGTGGGGTCCGCGGCGCTCCGGGTGCCGGCGCGGGCGGAACGCCCGGTCGTGGTCGTGCGGTCGGCCGCCACGCGGAACGGGCTCGTCGTCGTCGGCGTGGACGGTTCGGCGGGCGCGGACGCGGCCCTGGCGCTCGGCTTCGAGGAGGCGGCGCTGCGCGGGTGGCGGCTGCGGGCGGTGTACGGGTGCTGGGAGCCCGGAGCGGCGCGCGGCGGGGACCTCTCCCTGTTCGGGGACGAGGACAAGCTGCGCCACGTCTGCGGGGCGGTCCTCGAGCGGGCGGTCGCCCCGTGGCTGGTGAAGTACCCCCGCGTCCAGGCCACGACCTCGCTGGTGCTGAAGTCGCCGCGGGAGGCGCTGTTCGAGGCCGCCGAGGACGCCACGCTGACGGTGGTGGGCGCCCGCGGCGCCGGCGCGGTCGAAAGGCTGTCCCTGGGGGCGACGAGCGACGCGCTGCTGAAGCACGCCCCCTGCACGGTCGCGATCACGCCGAACCCCGCCGGATGA
- a CDS encoding recombinase-like helix-turn-helix domain-containing protein, whose amino-acid sequence MALRLEPVQARRRPLTNYENALADELEGIFGSGVHDLPGVVAALNGTGVRPPDGADWTAESFTAEIARLGVKE is encoded by the coding sequence ATGGCACTGCGACTCGAACCCGTGCAGGCGCGCCGACGCCCGCTCACCAACTACGAGAACGCGCTCGCCGACGAGCTGGAGGGCATCTTCGGCTCCGGCGTCCACGACCTGCCCGGGGTGGTGGCGGCGCTCAACGGCACCGGGGTGCGCCCGCCCGACGGCGCCGACTGGACGGCGGAGTCGTTCACGGCCGAGATCGCGCGGCTGGGGGTCAAGGAATGA
- a CDS encoding TetR-like C-terminal domain-containing protein — MGVKPRATGAVRPGGRTARTRAAVLAATQEELEAAGYAGLTLEKVTERSGVHLATPYRRWRTVEGLVVDLLTEMGRNEIPIPDTGSLKDDLGALALEIAALYRQPRARALVEGVVTAALRSPEASTAWAAVIAERNRLASRIVDRAVERGELPPGTDGAAVSGAVGAPIYYRLLVARGPEDDEVAERAAAAAYAAALSGVFTPADPPGPP; from the coding sequence ATGGGGGTGAAGCCGCGCGCGACGGGGGCCGTGCGTCCCGGCGGCCGGACGGCGCGGACCCGTGCGGCGGTGCTGGCCGCGACCCAGGAGGAACTGGAGGCCGCCGGGTACGCCGGACTCACCCTGGAGAAGGTGACCGAGCGTTCGGGCGTGCATCTGGCCACGCCGTACCGGCGGTGGCGGACGGTCGAGGGACTCGTCGTCGACCTGCTGACCGAAATGGGCAGGAACGAGATCCCGATCCCGGACACCGGCTCGTTGAAGGACGACCTCGGGGCGCTCGCGCTGGAGATCGCCGCCCTGTACCGGCAGCCCAGGGCGCGGGCGCTCGTCGAGGGCGTCGTGACCGCCGCGCTCCGGTCCCCCGAGGCGTCCACCGCCTGGGCGGCGGTGATCGCCGAGCGCAACCGCCTCGCGTCCCGGATCGTCGACCGGGCCGTGGAACGCGGCGAACTCCCGCCGGGAACCGACGGCGCCGCGGTGAGCGGCGCCGTCGGCGCGCCCATCTACTACCGCCTGCTCGTCGCCCGCGGACCGGAGGACGACGAGGTCGCCGAGCGCGCCGCCGCGGCCGCGTACGCCGCCGCCCTCAGCGGCGTCTTCACCCCGGCCGACCCCCCTGGCCCTCCGTAG